Proteins from a genomic interval of Pseudomonas versuta:
- a CDS encoding TonB-dependent receptor family protein — MRSALCSLLPLALVCAAPAYAESLELGEVQVRSEESSELEAAQARLHDVPGASNVVDLTRVENGRTASNTDVLAYQPGVYAQSSGNDGAKVSVRGSGINRAPGAHGSGLYVMFDGLPLTGPGGTPYELFEPLWLSRAEVLRGANGFEAGALALGGSINYVTHTGYDAAPLQVRYEAGSYGYQKRQISSGQVLGDLDYYVALTDSDTDGYQDHTRGSSKGIAANVGYRFSPQLDTRFYLRYRETDNQLAGRVTKDQIKHHPRSTNPVYVNGDYTRPQPGSTWLGNKTTMYLDDDSQLEIGLVYHDYPMDLHEGPNRLKVAYTDVSGTLNYKRRDTLFGLQSNTTVGLRNTKHLPNSGASEYVRIPIGNTAGYAPGTKIRDFSYQGSDTVLHASNDLELIPDLWLTTGMALIYTRRESDVSYPDSGAKVSQHDWDYAPRVGLRYEFNPNLQVYGNLSRSVEPPHPWSMIWGSPYRFPAGSGPATGQQSTPVALNNQTATTLELGTRGESCLGQWDLAWYYSAIRHELLSVETRAATAGQVAIVGEANASPTVHQGFEAGLNSLLWERQAVGKVSLRQAYTFSDFHFRDDRRFGDNRLPGIPQHYYQAEIRYDHPQGFYAGLNTQVASRMAVDYANSYYASSYMLWGATLGYASPKQDWQTWLDLRNLTGERYAATVTAGYDDKGLDAARSTPGEGMGAYVGVSWNFR; from the coding sequence ATGCGATCCGCCCTTTGCTCATTACTGCCCCTGGCGCTCGTCTGCGCAGCACCCGCTTATGCCGAGTCACTGGAGTTGGGCGAGGTTCAGGTCCGCAGCGAGGAAAGCAGCGAGCTGGAAGCCGCCCAGGCCCGATTGCATGACGTGCCCGGCGCCAGCAATGTGGTCGACCTGACCCGCGTCGAGAATGGTCGCACCGCCAGCAACACCGATGTGCTGGCCTATCAACCCGGTGTCTACGCGCAATCATCGGGTAACGACGGGGCCAAGGTCTCAGTGCGCGGCTCCGGCATCAATCGCGCCCCCGGAGCCCACGGGTCGGGCCTATATGTGATGTTCGACGGTCTGCCTTTGACCGGCCCCGGCGGCACGCCTTACGAACTGTTCGAACCCTTGTGGCTGAGCCGGGCTGAAGTGTTGCGCGGAGCCAATGGCTTTGAGGCCGGCGCACTGGCCCTGGGTGGCTCGATCAATTACGTGACCCACACCGGCTATGACGCCGCCCCCCTGCAAGTGCGCTATGAGGCAGGCAGTTATGGTTATCAGAAACGTCAGATCAGTTCCGGGCAAGTGCTGGGGGACCTCGATTACTACGTGGCACTGACCGATTCCGACACCGATGGCTATCAGGATCACACCCGCGGCAGCAGTAAAGGTATCGCGGCCAACGTCGGTTATCGCTTCAGCCCGCAGCTCGACACCCGCTTTTACCTGCGCTATCGCGAGACTGATAACCAACTGGCCGGCCGCGTTACCAAAGACCAGATCAAGCATCATCCACGCTCGACCAATCCGGTATATGTAAACGGTGATTACACCCGCCCCCAACCCGGCAGCACCTGGCTGGGGAACAAAACCACGATGTACCTGGATGACGATTCCCAACTGGAGATCGGCCTGGTTTATCACGACTACCCAATGGACCTGCACGAAGGCCCGAACCGGCTGAAAGTCGCCTACACCGATGTCAGCGGCACCCTTAACTATAAGCGCCGCGACACCTTGTTCGGCCTCCAAAGCAACACCACCGTGGGCTTGCGCAACACCAAACACCTGCCCAACAGCGGCGCCTCGGAATACGTGCGCATCCCGATCGGCAATACTGCCGGTTATGCCCCGGGGACGAAAATTCGTGACTTCAGCTACCAGGGCTCTGACACGGTACTGCACGCCAGCAACGATCTGGAGCTGATTCCTGACCTGTGGCTGACCACCGGCATGGCACTGATTTACACCCGCCGCGAAAGTGACGTCAGTTACCCCGACAGCGGCGCCAAGGTCAGCCAGCACGACTGGGATTACGCGCCCCGGGTCGGCCTGCGCTATGAGTTCAATCCGAACCTGCAGGTCTACGGCAACCTCAGCCGTTCAGTGGAGCCGCCTCACCCCTGGTCGATGATCTGGGGTTCGCCTTATCGCTTCCCGGCCGGCAGCGGCCCGGCTACCGGTCAGCAAAGCACGCCGGTAGCGCTGAACAACCAGACGGCCACCACCCTTGAGCTGGGTACCCGGGGCGAGTCCTGTCTCGGGCAATGGGATTTGGCCTGGTACTACTCGGCAATCCGCCATGAACTGCTGAGTGTCGAGACCCGGGCAGCGACCGCAGGCCAAGTGGCCATTGTCGGCGAGGCCAACGCCAGCCCGACGGTGCACCAGGGCTTCGAGGCCGGGCTCAACAGCCTGCTGTGGGAACGCCAGGCGGTGGGCAAAGTCTCGCTGCGTCAGGCTTACACCTTCAGCGACTTCCACTTTCGCGATGACCGGCGTTTTGGTGACAACCGGCTACCGGGTATCCCGCAGCACTACTATCAGGCTGAAATACGCTACGACCACCCTCAGGGCTTCTATGCCGGGCTGAACACCCAGGTGGCCTCACGCATGGCGGTGGATTATGCCAACTCCTACTACGCATCCTCCTACATGCTCTGGGGTGCAACCCTGGGCTATGCCTCACCCAAGCAGGACTGGCAAACCTGGCTCGACCTGCGCAACTTGACCGGCGAGCGCTATGCCGCCACTGTAACTGCGGGCTATGACGACAAAGGGCTGGATGCAGCGCGCTCCACGCCCGGCGAAGGCATGGGCGCCTACGTCGGGGTTTCCTGGAATTTTCGTTAA
- the nuoN gene encoding NADH-quinone oxidoreductase subunit NuoN: MEFTIQHFIALAPLLITSLTVVVVMLAIAWRRNHSQTFLLSVAGLNLALLSIFPALKVAPLAVTPLLMMDNFAYLYIGLILAATLACVTLAHAYLGEGGTGYPGNREELYLLILLAATGGIVLVSAQHLAGLFIGLELLSVPVYGLVAYAFFNKRSLEAGIKYMVLSAAGSAFLLFGMALLYAEAGSLSFSGIGHALAASGVPAPLAQLGLGMMLVGLAFKLSLVPFHLWTPDVYEGAPAPVAAFLATASKVAVFAVMVRLFQITPSASTGVMSDVLSVIAIASILFGNLLALTQNNLKRLLGYSSIAHFGYLLIALVASKGMAMEAIGVYLITYVLTSLGAFGVITLMSSPYKGRDADALYEYRGLFWRRPYLTAVMTVMMLSLAGIPLTAGFIGKFYIVATGVEAHQWWLVGSLVMGSAIGVFYYLRVMVTLYLVEPKLHRHDAPLNWEQKAGGVMLLAISALVFFLGVYPQPMLELVQHATLGLIG; this comes from the coding sequence ATGGAATTCACGATCCAACACTTTATCGCGCTTGCGCCGCTGCTGATTACCAGTCTCACCGTTGTTGTGGTGATGCTGGCAATCGCATGGCGGCGCAACCATTCACAGACCTTCCTGCTTTCGGTGGCCGGTCTTAACCTGGCCTTGCTGTCGATCTTCCCTGCGTTGAAAGTGGCTCCGCTGGCTGTCACCCCGCTGTTGATGATGGACAACTTTGCCTATCTCTACATCGGGCTGATTCTGGCCGCCACCCTGGCTTGCGTCACCCTCGCCCATGCCTATCTGGGCGAAGGCGGCACTGGCTACCCGGGCAACCGCGAAGAGCTGTATCTGCTGATCCTGCTGGCAGCCACTGGCGGTATTGTTCTGGTCAGCGCGCAACACCTGGCTGGCTTGTTTATCGGCCTGGAGTTGCTCTCGGTACCGGTATACGGCCTGGTGGCATATGCCTTCTTCAACAAGCGCTCACTTGAAGCCGGCATCAAGTACATGGTGCTGTCGGCTGCCGGCTCTGCGTTCCTGTTGTTCGGTATGGCCTTGCTTTACGCCGAAGCCGGCAGCCTGAGCTTCAGCGGTATCGGTCACGCCCTGGCAGCCTCCGGCGTACCTGCGCCGCTGGCCCAGCTGGGTCTGGGCATGATGCTGGTCGGTCTGGCGTTCAAACTGTCGCTGGTACCGTTTCACCTCTGGACTCCAGACGTCTACGAAGGTGCTCCGGCTCCGGTCGCTGCCTTCCTGGCTACCGCCTCCAAAGTGGCCGTGTTTGCAGTGATGGTGCGTTTGTTCCAGATCACGCCTTCGGCCTCGACCGGCGTGATGAGCGACGTACTGAGCGTGATCGCGATTGCCTCGATCCTGTTCGGTAACCTGCTGGCCCTGACCCAGAACAACCTCAAGCGTCTGCTGGGTTACTCCTCCATCGCACACTTTGGTTATCTGCTGATCGCCCTGGTGGCGAGCAAAGGCATGGCCATGGAAGCCATCGGCGTGTACCTGATCACCTACGTGCTGACCAGCCTGGGTGCATTCGGTGTAATTACCCTGATGTCCTCGCCATACAAGGGCCGTGATGCGGACGCACTGTACGAGTACCGCGGCCTGTTCTGGCGCCGTCCGTACCTGACTGCGGTGATGACCGTGATGATGCTGTCGCTGGCGGGCATCCCGTTGACGGCCGGCTTTATCGGCAAGTTCTACATCGTTGCTACCGGCGTTGAAGCACACCAATGGTGGCTGGTCGGGTCCCTGGTTATGGGCAGTGCCATCGGCGTGTTCTACTACCTGCGCGTGATGGTGACCCTGTATCTGGTCGAGCCAAAACTGCATCGCCACGATGCTCCGCTGAACTGGGAGCAAAAGGCGGGTGGCGTCATGCTGCTGGCCATTTCGGCACTGGTCTTCTTCCTGGGTGTATACCCGCAGCCAATGCTCGAACTGGTACAACACGCAACGCTGGGCCTTATTGGCTAA
- the nuoM gene encoding NADH-quinone oxidoreductase subunit M yields the protein MILPWLILIPFIGGLLCWLGERFGPTLPRWIALLTMSLELALGLWLWSQGNYSFAPAPGADPTWALEFQHIWIARFGISVHLALDGLSLLMILLTGLLGVLSVLCSWKEIQRHVGFFHLNLMWILGGVVGVFLAIDLFMFFFFWEMMLVPMYFLIALWGHSSSDGKKTRIYAATKFFIFTQASGLIMLVAILGLVLVNFNNTGVITFSYAELLKTKMSLTTEYILMLGFFIAFAVKLPVVPFHSWLPDAHAQAPTAGSVDLAGILLKTAAYGLLRFALPLFPNASAEFAPIAMTLGLIGIFYGAFLAFAQTDIKRLIAFSSVSHMGFVLIGIYSGSQLALQGAVIQMLAHGVSAAALFILSGQLYERLHTRDMREMGGLWSKIAYLPAISLFFAAASLGLPGTGNFVGEFLILIGSFASFPWVTAIATTGLVFGSVYSLIMIHRAYFGPSKSDAVLAGMDARELIMVLGLAVLLVFIGVYPQPFLDTSAATMHGVQQWIGTAFTQLASAR from the coding sequence ATGATTCTGCCTTGGCTAATCCTGATCCCCTTTATCGGCGGCCTGCTGTGCTGGCTGGGCGAGCGCTTCGGCCCTACCCTGCCACGCTGGATTGCGTTGCTGACCATGTCCCTTGAGCTTGCACTCGGCCTTTGGCTGTGGTCCCAGGGTAACTATTCATTTGCACCGGCGCCCGGCGCCGATCCGACCTGGGCCCTGGAGTTCCAGCACATCTGGATCGCACGCTTCGGTATCAGCGTGCACCTGGCGCTGGACGGCCTGTCGCTGCTGATGATCCTGCTCACCGGCTTGCTCGGCGTGCTGTCCGTTCTGTGCTCCTGGAAAGAGATTCAGCGTCATGTGGGCTTCTTCCACCTGAACCTGATGTGGATCCTGGGCGGTGTGGTTGGCGTGTTCCTCGCCATCGACCTGTTCATGTTCTTCTTCTTCTGGGAAATGATGCTGGTGCCGATGTACTTCCTCATCGCGCTCTGGGGTCACAGCTCTTCAGACGGCAAGAAAACCCGTATCTACGCCGCCACCAAGTTCTTCATCTTCACTCAGGCTTCCGGCCTGATCATGCTGGTGGCGATCCTGGGTCTGGTGCTGGTCAACTTCAACAACACCGGCGTGATTACCTTCAGCTATGCCGAGTTGCTGAAAACCAAGATGTCGCTCACCACCGAGTACATCCTGATGCTCGGCTTCTTCATTGCCTTTGCCGTGAAGCTGCCGGTTGTACCGTTCCACTCCTGGTTGCCTGACGCTCACGCACAAGCGCCGACTGCCGGTTCTGTGGACCTGGCGGGCATCCTGCTCAAGACCGCTGCCTATGGTCTGCTGCGCTTCGCCCTGCCGCTGTTCCCGAATGCTTCGGCCGAGTTTGCGCCGATTGCCATGACCCTGGGTCTGATCGGGATTTTCTACGGCGCGTTCCTGGCCTTCGCACAGACCGACATCAAGCGTCTGATCGCGTTCTCCAGCGTTTCGCACATGGGCTTCGTACTGATCGGGATCTACTCCGGCAGCCAGCTGGCATTGCAAGGTGCAGTCATCCAGATGCTGGCCCACGGCGTTTCGGCAGCCGCGCTGTTTATTCTCAGCGGCCAGCTGTACGAGCGCCTGCACACTCGCGACATGCGTGAAATGGGTGGCTTGTGGTCCAAGATCGCGTACTTGCCGGCCATTAGCCTGTTCTTTGCAGCCGCTTCTCTGGGCTTGCCGGGCACCGGTAACTTCGTCGGTGAATTCCTGATCCTGATTGGCTCGTTTGCCAGCTTCCCATGGGTCACGGCCATTGCCACAACCGGTCTGGTGTTTGGTTCGGTCTACTCGCTGATCATGATTCACCGCGCCTATTTCGGCCCTTCCAAGTCGGACGCAGTACTGGCCGGCATGGATGCACGTGAACTGATCATGGTGCTCGGTCTGGCGGTATTGCTGGTGTTCATCGGCGTATACCCACAACCGTTCCTCGATACCTCGGCTGCGACCATGCATGGCGTGCAGCAGTGGATCGGCACCGCCTTCACTCAACTCGCTTCGGCCCGGTAA
- the nuoL gene encoding NADH-quinone oxidoreductase subunit L, with protein MNLLFLTFVFPLIGFLLLSFSRGRFSENLSALIGVGSIGLSAIVAAYVIWQFNVAPPEGGHYTQVLWQWMSVEGFKPNFALYLDGLSVTMLGVVVGVGFLIHLFASWYMRGEEGYSRFFAYTNLFIASMLFLILGDNLLFLYFGWEGVGLCSYLLIGFYYSNRNNGNAALKAFIVTRIGDVFMAIGLFILFQQLGTLNIQELLVAAPLKFQAGDFWIVLATLMLLGGAVGKSAQLPLQTWLADAMAGPTPVSALIHAATMVTAGVYLIARTHGLFTLAPDILHLVGIVGGVTLVLAGFAALVQTDIKRILAYSTMSQIGYMFLALGVGAWDGAIFHLMTHAFFKALLFLASGAVIVACHHEQNIFKMGGLWKKLPLAYASFIVGGAALSALPLLTAGFYSKDEILWEAFASGNNELLYAGLVGAFMTSLYTFRLIFITFHGEAKTEAHAGHGVSYWLPLGVLIVLSTFIGAMITPPLAGVLPQSVGHAGGEAKHSLEIASGAIALAGILLAGLLYLGKRRFVTYVANSAIGRFLTAWWFAAWGFDWLYDKLFVKPYLLICRLLRKDPLDQTIGLIPKMAKAGHNALSRSETGQLRWYAASMAAGAVLVMGAIVLVAV; from the coding sequence ATGAACCTTCTCTTTCTGACTTTCGTATTCCCCCTGATCGGCTTTTTGCTGCTGTCGTTCTCCCGTGGACGCTTCAGCGAAAACCTCTCGGCCCTGATCGGCGTCGGCTCCATTGGCCTCTCGGCCATCGTGGCCGCCTATGTGATCTGGCAATTCAACGTTGCACCGCCTGAAGGCGGTCACTACACACAAGTGCTGTGGCAGTGGATGTCGGTGGAGGGCTTCAAGCCCAACTTCGCCCTCTATCTGGACGGCCTGTCGGTGACCATGCTCGGCGTGGTGGTCGGCGTAGGCTTCCTGATCCACCTGTTCGCCTCCTGGTACATGCGCGGTGAAGAGGGCTACTCGCGCTTCTTCGCGTACACCAACCTGTTTATCGCCAGCATGCTGTTCCTGATCCTGGGCGATAACCTGTTGTTCCTGTACTTCGGCTGGGAAGGTGTAGGCCTGTGTTCGTACCTGTTGATCGGTTTCTACTACAGCAACCGCAACAACGGTAACGCCGCACTCAAAGCCTTTATCGTGACCCGCATCGGCGACGTGTTCATGGCCATCGGCCTGTTCATCCTGTTCCAGCAACTGGGTACGCTGAACATTCAGGAACTGCTGGTTGCAGCCCCTCTGAAGTTCCAGGCCGGTGACTTCTGGATCGTATTGGCGACCTTGATGTTGCTGGGCGGCGCTGTCGGTAAATCGGCACAACTGCCACTGCAAACCTGGCTGGCGGATGCGATGGCCGGTCCTACACCGGTTTCGGCTCTGATCCACGCCGCCACCATGGTGACCGCAGGCGTTTATCTGATTGCCCGTACCCACGGTCTGTTCACCCTCGCTCCGGACATCCTGCACCTGGTCGGTATCGTCGGCGGCGTGACACTGGTACTGGCCGGTTTCGCAGCGCTGGTACAGACCGACATCAAACGAATCCTCGCCTACTCGACCATGAGCCAGATCGGCTACATGTTCCTGGCGCTGGGCGTTGGTGCATGGGACGGTGCGATCTTCCACCTGATGACCCACGCCTTCTTCAAGGCCCTGCTGTTCCTTGCTTCCGGTGCAGTCATCGTTGCCTGCCACCACGAGCAGAACATCTTCAAAATGGGCGGTCTGTGGAAAAAACTGCCACTGGCCTACGCCAGCTTCATCGTCGGCGGCGCGGCACTTTCTGCCTTGCCACTGCTGACGGCCGGCTTCTACTCCAAGGACGAAATTCTTTGGGAAGCCTTCGCCAGCGGTAACAACGAACTGCTGTATGCCGGCCTGGTCGGTGCTTTCATGACCTCGCTGTATACCTTCCGCCTGATCTTCATCACGTTCCACGGTGAAGCCAAGACTGAAGCCCACGCAGGGCACGGCGTTTCGTACTGGCTGCCTCTGGGCGTACTGATCGTGCTGTCGACCTTTATCGGCGCCATGATCACCCCGCCACTGGCAGGCGTTCTGCCACAAAGCGTCGGCCATGCCGGCGGCGAAGCCAAGCACAGCCTGGAAATCGCTTCGGGCGCCATCGCCCTGGCCGGTATCCTGCTGGCCGGCTTGCTGTACCTGGGCAAGCGCCGCTTCGTCACCTACGTTGCCAACAGCGCCATTGGCCGCTTCCTCACGGCCTGGTGGTTCGCCGCGTGGGGCTTCGACTGGCTGTACGACAAACTGTTCGTCAAACCTTACCTGTTGATCTGCCGCTTGCTGCGCAAAGATCCTCTGGACCAGACCATTGGTTTGATCCCGAAGATGGCCAAAGCCGGGCATAACGCCCTGAGCCGTAGCGAAACCGGACAACTGCGTTGGTACGCTGCTTCTATGGCCGCCGGTGCTGTACTGGTCATGGGCGCCATCGTTTTGGTAGCGGTCTGA
- the nuoK gene encoding NADH-quinone oxidoreductase subunit NuoK yields the protein MPGIPLEHGLAVAGVLFCLGLVGLMVRRNILFVLMSLEIMMNAAALAFIVAGARWAQPDGQVMFILVITLAAAEASIGLAILLQLYRRFHTLDIDAASEMRG from the coding sequence ATGCCAGGAATACCTCTCGAACATGGTCTGGCCGTTGCCGGTGTCCTGTTCTGCCTCGGTCTGGTTGGCCTGATGGTACGTCGTAACATTCTCTTCGTATTGATGAGTCTGGAAATCATGATGAACGCCGCTGCACTGGCGTTCATCGTGGCCGGTGCACGCTGGGCACAGCCGGATGGACAAGTGATGTTCATCCTGGTGATTACCCTGGCAGCCGCTGAGGCCAGTATTGGCCTGGCGATCCTGCTGCAGCTGTATCGCCGCTTTCACACGCTTGATATCGATGCTGCCAGTGAGATGCGCGGATGA
- the nuoJ gene encoding NADH-quinone oxidoreductase subunit J, translated as MEFAFYFASGIAVVSTLRVITNTNPVHALLYLIISLIAVAMTFFSLGAPFAGVLEVIAYAGAIMVLFVFVVMMLNQGPASVQQERIWLKPNIWIGPTILSALLLAELLYVLFAHQSGAAIGQTTIDAKAVGISLFGPYLLVVELASMLLLAAAVTAFHLGRNEAKEQ; from the coding sequence ATGGAATTCGCTTTCTATTTCGCATCGGGTATCGCTGTAGTGTCCACGTTACGTGTGATCACCAACACCAACCCTGTGCACGCCCTGCTCTACCTGATTATTTCGCTGATTGCCGTGGCAATGACGTTCTTCAGCCTCGGCGCGCCGTTTGCCGGTGTGCTTGAAGTGATCGCCTACGCCGGTGCCATCATGGTGCTGTTCGTGTTTGTAGTGATGATGCTCAACCAGGGCCCGGCCTCGGTTCAGCAGGAACGCATCTGGCTCAAGCCCAATATATGGATCGGACCGACCATTTTGTCCGCCCTGCTGCTGGCCGAACTGCTTTACGTGCTGTTCGCCCATCAGAGCGGTGCTGCAATCGGTCAAACCACCATCGATGCAAAAGCCGTGGGCATCAGCCTGTTCGGTCCGTATCTGCTGGTAGTCGAACTCGCGTCGATGCTGTTGCTTGCAGCAGCGGTGACGGCGTTCCACTTGGGCCGCAACGAGGCGAAGGAGCAATAA
- the nuoI gene encoding NADH-quinone oxidoreductase subunit NuoI produces MFKYLFDIVHGTYTQLRSLVMVFGHAFRKRDTLQYPEEAVYLPPRYRGRIVLTRDPDGEERCVACNLCAVACPVGCISLQKAETEDGRWYPEFFRINFSRCIFCGLCEEACPTTAIQLTPDFEMAEFKRQDLVYEKEDLLISGPGKNPDYNFYRVAGMAVEGKPKGAAQNEAEPINVKSLLP; encoded by the coding sequence ATGTTCAAGTATCTGTTTGACATCGTGCATGGCACCTACACCCAGCTTCGCAGCCTGGTGATGGTGTTTGGCCATGCCTTCCGCAAGCGTGACACGCTGCAATACCCGGAAGAAGCGGTCTATCTGCCACCGCGCTATCGCGGGCGGATCGTCCTGACCCGCGACCCGGACGGCGAAGAGCGCTGTGTGGCCTGCAACCTGTGCGCCGTAGCGTGCCCGGTGGGCTGCATTTCGCTGCAAAAAGCCGAAACCGAAGATGGCCGTTGGTACCCGGAGTTTTTCCGCATCAACTTCTCACGCTGCATTTTTTGCGGCCTGTGTGAGGAAGCCTGCCCGACCACCGCGATCCAGCTGACTCCGGATTTCGAGATGGCCGAGTTCAAACGTCAGGATCTGGTGTACGAGAAAGAAGATCTGCTGATCTCCGGTCCCGGCAAGAACCCTGATTACAACTTCTATCGTGTTGCGGGTATGGCCGTTGAAGGCAAGCCGAAAGGCGCTGCCCAGAACGAAGCCGAGCCGATCAACGTGAAGAGCTTGCTGCCTTAA
- the nuoH gene encoding NADH-quinone oxidoreductase subunit NuoH, giving the protein MTWFTPEVIDVIISVLKAVVILLAVVVCGALLSWVERRLLALWQDRYGPNRVGPFGAFQIAADMIKMFFKEDWTPPFADKVIFTLAPVVAMSALLIAFAIIPITPTWGVADLNIGILFFFAMAGLSVYAVLFAGWSSNNKFALLGALRASAQTVSYEVFMGLALMGIVVQVGSFNMRDIVEYQAQNLWFIIPQIFGFLTFFIAGVAVTHRHPFDQPEAEQELADGYHIEYAGMKWGMFFVGEYIGIVLISALLVTLFFGGWHGPFGILPQIPFIWFALKTAFFIMIFILLRASIPRPRYDQVMDFSWKFCLPLTLINLLVTAAVVLLNTPAGAVQ; this is encoded by the coding sequence ATGACCTGGTTTACGCCTGAAGTGATCGACGTGATTATCTCGGTACTCAAAGCAGTGGTCATCCTGCTTGCCGTGGTGGTCTGCGGCGCTCTGTTGAGCTGGGTCGAGCGTCGTTTGCTCGCCCTGTGGCAGGACCGCTACGGTCCGAACCGCGTTGGCCCGTTCGGCGCGTTTCAGATTGCTGCCGACATGATCAAGATGTTCTTCAAGGAAGACTGGACGCCGCCGTTTGCCGACAAGGTGATTTTCACCCTGGCACCGGTTGTGGCCATGAGCGCCTTGCTGATCGCCTTTGCGATCATCCCGATCACCCCGACCTGGGGCGTGGCGGACCTGAACATCGGCATCCTGTTCTTCTTCGCCATGGCCGGTCTGTCGGTGTACGCAGTGTTGTTCGCCGGCTGGTCCAGCAACAACAAGTTCGCCTTGCTGGGCGCCTTGCGTGCCTCGGCCCAGACCGTGTCCTACGAAGTGTTCATGGGCCTGGCGCTGATGGGCATCGTGGTGCAGGTTGGCTCGTTCAACATGCGCGACATCGTTGAATATCAAGCGCAGAACCTGTGGTTCATCATTCCGCAGATCTTCGGTTTCCTGACCTTCTTTATCGCTGGCGTCGCCGTGACTCACCGTCACCCCTTCGACCAGCCTGAAGCCGAGCAGGAGCTGGCCGATGGTTACCACATTGAATATGCCGGCATGAAATGGGGCATGTTCTTCGTCGGTGAATACATCGGGATCGTATTGATCTCGGCGTTGCTGGTGACTTTGTTCTTCGGTGGCTGGCACGGGCCTTTCGGCATCCTGCCGCAGATTCCGTTTATCTGGTTCGCCCTGAAGACCGCGTTTTTCATCATGATTTTCATCCTGCTGCGCGCTTCCATTCCGCGCCCGCGGTATGACCAGGTGATGGATTTCAGCTGGAAGTTCTGCCTGCCGCTGACCCTGATCAATTTGCTGGTGACCGCCGCAGTCGTGTTGTTGAACACGCCCGCCGGCGCGGTTCAGTGA